The sequence TTAAATGCGCAAATGAAACAAGGGATAGATAAGCCCTGGAAATTCTTACACAATTACCTTTGCACAGGGAAAGATAGAGTGAGGACGGTGGGTtctgtgtgtttatttatttctcttaggaGTGCATTTTCATTTAAGTCATGGAAGTATTTTGGATACTAACAAATTCATATTGTAATTGCTTTGATAGTCCTTAAATATTTAAGTAGTGCTAAATTTGCCTAAAATGACTACTACTAAAGAAGTTTTGAGTATTTACTGGTATTTTGTGTTACAGAAAATCTAAGGAAGAATATGAAATAgagcaagaaagaaagaggacTGAACAAGTGAGTATCTTGcctttccagcagagctgtgttGATGATTAAGAAATACTCTGATAATCCTGTCCTGGGTGTCACTTTAAGGCAATGTGTACCATCCTAAGCAAATAAAAGGTCTGTCAGAAAGTGTCCTACTGACACTTCTTTTTGAAAGGTCTGTTCTgttgtttacattttttcttgATGGCATCATTGACGCTAGTGCTATATGTGATACCATTAACCACCAGTCATTTGGTGGAGCTCATATGATAAGCATATTCCCTCTTCAGTATCTGAATTCTAAAATCCTGGTAACGGATGTCAACCTTTCAGATCCAGAGAATATTTGAACTACTAATATTGTCAAGATCAAAGAGACTTCAAAGTATAAGCTGCTTAGAGATTACAGCATTCATAATCCTTTAGGAATTTTAAGGATCACTTCATAGACAGTATAGCTGTTCATTAAGTCTGCACAATACTGCCAGAACCTAATCACAAGGAACCAGAAATCCTCTCCATGTTAGACCATCACTTGGTCTCCATCAGAGGAAACTATGTAGTAAGGGAACTGAATGTAAACATGGATTGGCTAAATTGCTATTCATTCAGCAACTGAGAAACAAATTGAAATTGAAATCAACTGCAGTAGAAATTAAACCTCCTCTTTGCTGGGAAAACATAAAAATTGCTGGAATTGTAGGCTGTTTCAAAAGGGAGCAGAAttgctcttctatttttttttttttctgtcattatgaaatttggaaaaaaaaaaaaaaggcactgtttCTTCAGCCTGAACTGACAAAGGAGACAAGGAACAGCCTGGAGACCAAATGTAGCTACTACAAGAGGTCAACGCACTATTTCCAATCCTACTTCTCAATTCAAACCCATGATAGGTGCAGATGATAGCTATGCTACTTAGTGCAAGTCCTGAACAGAGGGGATATTCTGCCAAATTAAACCTTTCTCCCAGTGTCTGACACTGCAGAAAAATGGTGACAAAACTCTTCTTTCCCATATTACAATGACAGATTCCAGGAAACGAGTCACCTGTTCTACTGGGTTTCTTACAGAACAACTGGGAAACTCAAGCTTTGGCTCATTATAAGAGTTCAAGTTGTATTGAGATGCAGGTTTATCCAAATTTTGTAGGCCAGTCAAGAATATCAACATTGTTGATTAAAAAAGCCAGATTACAGAGGTTCCAGTCAAGTTCACATAGACAGAGAAGGTGATAGTTATTGTTCAATAATATGTTTTTGTTAGAGAatgttttaatacaaaataatttaatattttgatgAATGCTGGGGGGGGGCTCTGACATGAATTAGATGGTTGATGGACAGTGTAGATGTTTTCTGGGCAAATCCCAGCTGGCTTTACTATTTTGAGAGGTGGGTTGCGTTGTCAAGATTTCCCATACAAGTGTGGCAGTGAAACAATAGTGTCAGAGATGATCCAGACCTGTTGTTTCCATTCAGCTGATTATTCCTCAATTTCTGTGGTAACTTCGGTATACATTCCTGGTTCTCGTATTGTATTTTTCCGGTAGACGGGTCTGCTTAAAAGTCACAGGCAAAgtgtggcaaaaaaacccaaccctacatTATCTATTTGTAGCTGGGAAACTAAAGCCCAATTTACCTAATATTCTAAATTCTGATTGTCGATTAGGGAACAggttttgaactaaaaaaaaaaaagctgtcttatGACTTTAAGCCAGAAAGAACCTTTCTATTAGTAAAACAGAACAAGTAGTTTGCTTTTGTTGACTTTGACTGTGCAGTATGTAGTGTAAACAACACAATTTTAACTGAAAGTTCTTGTGGGAGATTTCTTTGTATTGACAGTTTAATGCCTGAAGTACAGTGCCAGGAAATGTaatgcttggttttgtttgtttgcttctgaaATTAAGGCACGTGATAAACTTACATCACCAGATGTTACCAGTCTTCCAGGAGATTCAAAAGAAGCTGTGAAAATTAAGGAATCCACTGAGGAAGCTGATGATTCTGAAAAAACTACAAAATTTCCATTAGGTAATTTTGTGGGAAAGCGCAATGCTGAGTGTACAGTATGGTACTACTTTCAAAGTATTGAAGAGTCCACTTGCATCAAGCTCTTAAGAACTTGCCTGGATAAGCTGCGTGTGAACCATCCTAGCTTTGAAGTGAGCCCTGCGTTGAGCAGGGTATTTGCACTAAGTGGCTGCAgaagtgccttccaacctgagttGTTTTATTATTCAGTGATGTTATAAGTCATCTCCAGCAGGAGGAGAAATACAGGAGGCTAACAGTTTTCATCTTTCAATTTACTGTGCATATGCTGCCATTAGTGTTAAGAGCAATATGTTCCCTGTAAGTAACTGAATCATTGACTTAAATTATGATTTCTCTCCCTGTGTGTGGCCATTCTAGATTTAATTTGTAATTATACAACATTTCTTGATAGCAgtcaaatatttctgaagtaaCTGCTAAGATTCATTCAAACTGAATTGTTAGACCACCAAACTGAACCTTTTTGCCTTTGGTTCAGATTTTTGTTACtcattttaatcttttcaatcttatatttttggttttaagtgGGATTGTGACACTTAACCAACTTACAATACCAAGGAGAGCTGTTTTAAGTAGTCTTGAACTTTACCCGAGTTATGTAGGGAAAATTGCCTGTTTTGTAGATGATTATTTACTGGAGAGCTTGACCAAGCCAGTGCTTttacagggaggaggaaaaaaagggaaacactGGTTGTGATGGAGGCGCTCTTGGTATTTTTGTGTTGCAGGTAAAGCACAAGGGTGCTGACCTTTTcaggaaaacactggaaaattctTAGGTGAAAAGaagcatatatatgtgtgtatgtagatgtgtgtacacatatgcacacacataaaggcaggtacatatatacacacatgtatgtatatagGTATACATAGGTGATCTTCAAAAACAGATTACATCTCAGTGGGATTTGCTGTCTTATGAATTTGTGAAAAAATTGTAACTTAATATTCTAAGGTCGCTTCCAAGAATATAATTAGAACTTTGGGAAATAATAGTCTGCGCTGTCTTTAGTTACATTTTTCCTGTGTCTTGTGCTTGTCTTTGTATGCATTCACACTGGAAATTTTCATATCACAGACACTTGAGCTGGATACTTCTAGCCTTGGTAGTACCTTTGGGGCATACTTACTCCTTGCTTTTTCATTTGATGGCCGTTAACAGATGAAGTGGTTGTAGGACCCTCTGTTCTTTTAAACTGAGTGTCTTTTACATTAGGAAACTTAAAGAATAAATTGTGTTACTGACTTTTAAAGTTCCCCCCCTTTTATCCTTCTGTCCTTCTGCTGAGGTTTTGTCACATTTATTTGAAccgtttttctctcctcttccacccTCAGAAGTATGCAGAAGGCCTGCAGGTATACTTgcattcttctcttctcccagcctgctTTTACTCCTCTTACTTTTGCATAGTTGTGCCACCTTGCAGTGGTGCCACTAAGCCACGTCTATGCTGTTGTCTTCCTGTTTCAGGAGGAAGGCATATTCCTAGCAAATATTCTGTCTGCAGAACTTAATCCTCTGCTTGGGAGACAGGAGATCTTTGAGCTCAGGAGTCGAGACTTCTCAGCACTGAGTGCAGCCCTTCTTCTGTGCTCTTCAAACACCTGCTTAGCTGGTGCTGAGCGTTCCCATGATCTTGAAATGCCAAAGGAGAGACAGGCCTACAAAAGGTTTCAGCTGCTTGGAAACCATCTTCATCCTTGTAGAACTGGCATCTTGTAGCAGCATAGCAGTCTAAAGAGGCTACTGAAAAAGTTTGTCACAGCTTATCCTCCAGTATCACCTTTTGGAAAAGTGGTTTTGGGTAGTGGTGGCAAAAATCAAGAAGAATCTGTACCGGCAATCTTCTTCCAGACCCCTTTCTCACACAGAACTGAGGACCAGCCTCCAGACCAGTCTGTTATTGCCTGCTTCCAATACACGGGCTCCCAGCTACAGGTTCGTCTCGGATAATGGGATCATAATCTCTGCTTGACTTGCTTCCTCTTGCTATCAGATACAACCCTGGGAATGCAAACAGCAAGAACCTTTTACTAAGTTTGTGCCTTTCTAGGGTGGCAGAAAAGCTGCTCTCCTGTCACCTGGGTCCGTCCCAGACCCTCATAGCCCACCAGACCTGTGCTCGCGTCCTGTCTCCATCTTTTCGCTTGTAGGGTCGCGTTACCGAGGAACAGGACAGCTCGTCTTTCTTGACCTGAGCACGGGAAGGAATCCCGTACCTAGGGAGTATCGGCTGCCTTGGCAGCCCTTGCATGAACCAGTTCTTGTagtcaggaaaaggaagaacttttttttcctttttcgttTTTTATTCCCTCCAGTCTGCCATACATTTTGTTCAGATACACagtttttttattatcttttgctGTTTCCCCTTCACCTCGAGACCCAAGATTGTAGTTCGTGGGCGCCTTAAAGTTTTCCACTGTATaatgaattaaaattttaatggTAGTTGCCTTAATcatcttaatttcattttgatgagCTCCTTACAAGTAGTTTACAGATTAGAGCTTGCAAAACCATTCGTCCTGTACTTTTGACCACCCAACTTGTTGCACTACAGAGAGATCGGAAGGGTGAATTTCATGGTCAAGGTCATGCTCAATACTTTGGAGTGCAGGTGACCTTTCCAGCGTTCTTGGACAACGCTTCCCATTCCGGGTACCTGCAGGGCAGCTGCTTCAAAAGCTGCACTCATGTTGGCACTGAGCTGCCTGTGTCACACAGATAAGAAGGATACAGCATCTGCTGCAGTGGTCCTGGGTGCTTGTATTTTGAGAAGATTCTGAATCGTCCACATGGAAAAGGGTGCTGCTGAGTCACCCATAGTGTGAATGTACATATAGACAAGTTCTCAAAGGAAAACGATGTTACGTACCAGTAACTGTAACTCTTTGAGATGCGCTGTCTATTTGTACGTTCACTATccaccctccttcccttctcagtGTCTTTTCAGGTTCGTGTGTTAAGTGACACTGAGGGTCCTGTGATCACATCCTACAGGTACTGCTAAGACACAAACATCTCCAGCTCGAGTGTTTGCGATACGGACAGCAGCAGTGTACGTTTACATACACACAACACATTTCAAAGAATTGCTTTCTGGTAAGTAGCTTCCCTTAATCGTAATGTTGGTGAGGGAGTAGGAAATCGGCATGCAGCGTGtggattttttgttggtttttttgttttttttccctctgttttttaaTCACACAGCTATAGTCTGAGGACTTTTTCTAGCAATTTTATCTCTGAACTCTCACAGTGCCTCTAAGAGCTTGTGTCCGTCATTTTTGTCCTGGTTTGTTTTCTGTACTTTGAATAACAACTTGGATATTATGGATAGACTCAAACTGACTGAACACAGGAAAACTTGTATTTCACTACCTGTACTCTTGCATCTATATGGATATTTTCAGGCATATTTTAAAGCAGTCAAAAGCCTCTTCATTTTTAATAGAAGTATAGTAGGAGCAGCGACTTACCTCTCTTGGGAGTAGCCATAGGTCAGGTCAAGAGAAGTCATAGTAAAGTTGTGAAAACCTACCCTGCTCTGCAGTCTGGTGACTGGAGAGGCTTTGACTCGGAGGTCAGTAACCATGATGCCATGTTGGACACCATGCGGTTCAGTGGGATgcgaggcaaacccatctggtaCCTGCAGAGATATGAAGGGCATGGCTGGAATCAGCACAGGGTTACTTCTCTTTGTCAGCAGGGGCTGCATTTGTCCAAGAAAAAAGCAAGAGGCGACCAGGGTATTGTGCAGGACTGCTCTCTTGCACAAGGTGAGGAACTTGATAGGGGGTTGAAGACACCAGAAGTTGCCTGAGCCTTGTTTGTGCTGTGGCTGCCCAGAGCTCCCCTGGCACCCATCGGCCACCCCCTCTGGGGCTCTAAACCCACCCAGTGTGGGAAACAGGGTGGGTTCCCACTGTATCCTCAGGCTGGGGCAGGGTTAGCTCTGAAGAGGAGTAGCTGAGCTGAGTCGGTGCAATGCTTTAGACCTCTTGAGCTACACTTCCCCCGGCTCCCGTACAAGTTCACTTAAATATGTTCTTTTCTGATTCCTTTCTCTGAACCTGAAAGCTGAACCAGTATGCTTTTACGGTTGGCTAAAGCGAACCAGTACACTCGTACTTAGAGTTGGTTAAAGTGAACCTTATAAGCTGCTGACTGCTGGGCTTGCCAAGACAGAAATTGAAGGTACAATCTCAATATGAACTGACTATTGGAACGCTGAATATGAAATTACATTCCAAGCATTTGACTAATTTATAATTCATTGCAGTAGGGGTACTTACGATGTAAAGCACTATTTAATTGCTTTCATAGTGCAAATACAATATCTGTTGGTTTTGAAAGagagttttattaataaaaagtggaagaatgtggggtttttttaagtttcctgTTTCATCAGAAGAGACATCTGGATATTGGAAGaaaaaccaatttattttttatttgatatatttCTATTCTTTCTAATTGTTTTCTGTGTAAAATTGCCGTTTAGAGGAATCTCAGAAACCTGCAAAGGAAGATTTAAAGCCAGTACGCCCATTACAAAAAGGACCTCAGCCCTCTTGTACCAAAGGGAAAGAAGACATTAAGAAAAAGTCAGCTGGAAAATGTTCAGAAAATGCAGCACAAAAAGCTGGGATGAAAGGACCtgtaagtttaaaacaaacaaacaagaaaaaaacccaaatgtagAACTAGAATGCAAAAAGACAGGATTACATTTAGAATACACATTTAAGACAGtattacatttaaatatatattttctgttattgtaatcaggtgggttttttttaggttgggttgttttttttttttttaacccagcatGCAAACACTGTTATGGTATTTACCAGTTTAATTTGCATAAAGTTCAGATCATGATTCTAGATTTAGAATAGAACTCGGCGCTCAGCCTTTGACCCACAATAATTTCTTAGTGGACAGCTCTGGCTTGAAACTtaagcttggatttttttcagctagTAATCTTGGAGACAAATAAGATATAAATGCTTTTATCTCACAAATACATAACATTCAtaccaaaaattaatttcaaaatgtgttCTAAAAAACCTCAATAATTTCAGGATTTATCAGAACTGGAAGAACAGCAGCTGAAGCAACGAGAGGACTACCTAAAGAAAAAACGAGATTTGCTGATGGCTACAAAGAAGGAGTCGAGAAATAACGTACTGTTACCAGCAAACACTGACCAGAAGGAGGAGGAATCGCCTCCTAAAGAGGTGAGGGATTCACATGTTTTAATCATCCTGACCGCTTTATAAAAAAACACAGATGATTTCAGTGAAGATGTAAATATTGTTGCTGAATAACgcagcaggattaaaaaaaacccaaacaagtggTAGAAGTAGAGAGGAATTATTTTCAAGTTACTGTTTTTGGAGACGCTTATAGGCTAAAAAGTTTTAGTGATTAAGTTAGCATTCTTTTGCTTTAGTACCACCAAGTCCTTATTATTAGTTTATGTGTTTGAATGGCTAAAATGCTGGTTTTCTCCTAATTTGTGAGCTACTCTTTGGGCTGCCTTAAATCCCTggtttttggggtcttttttccagctgaaatgggaaaagcatttttcttttgcaaagtctTATTTTACAGAGGTAATGGATTTCCTCTGTTTTATCTCTTTTGGGAGTTTTGTGCctatttcaaatgaagaaatgCTTGATTTCTGTCCCTCAGCTGCTGGGATAGAAGGGACGTGGTGAGGATGCAGGGTAGGAAGCCAAGGTTCTCTGAGGGGTGGGCAGCTGTTGGTGGGAGGGCTGTAGTCTCGGGACAGGAGGAGAGTGTGCTAcaggcagaggcacagctggCAGTTTGCCCTGCTCTTCAGGGTGCTTTTTTGGTCCGAAGGCTGTTCTCTGTTCAGAGATGGGCATGAAGTTACTTAGTGAATTAACTGCTGCCTTCCCCGACTTAAAACAAGTGCTAAATTGCAAAAATCCTTGCACCGTGGGGATGACAGAAAATGTTGTTTGGGGAAAAAGGTAGTAGTTTCTTTCCCTGTTGGGAAAGAGTACAGCCATAAAAAACTCCGAATCCTATGACAGGATAAAGCTCTACCAAACGGAGGTCttcatcagacaaaaaaaaaaaacaaccaaaaaaaaacccaaccaaacaaaccaaaagcccaaACTTTTTTTGTTAATCATTGTTATGGCTAATATGACTTGCGCGTTTGCTACAAATAGGTCTAATCCACATTTATGTGAGAAGAAATGCTTGAAAACTTGCAATATAAATGAGGAAACTTGTAGAAGACCTTAAAACCCCCCACAAAACAATGTGGGTAacagttatatttaaaaaaaaaaaaacctgaaaaaatcaCTACTCTTCTTTACAGAGCATCTACTTAAGCCCAGAGATCTTGTATTGCCTCAGGTATTTTTCAGAGTTGCTCAGCTTTTTATTATGCTCAGAACACGCCTAAAGTATTGTTGATTGGGGAACTGCCAAAACAGCTAAGCAGCACCATAGTCCTTTCAAAAAGATTGGTACCGTGCAGTGGGGAAGAAAGGCAGATTGATGTAAAGAGCCAGTCGTCCACATCCTAGGATCCACTTCTCAAGAaatggaataataatttttttttttttttttaagtcattctgGAGAGCACGCGAGCTTGAAGGGCTGCGGCTGCAGCCCTGGGTGTGCAAGTGACGTTACGTGGCTGGCGCTGGCAGAGCAAGCGTGTGGCAGGAGCCGGCCCGGCTCGCCTTGGGCAGCCGTTGGCGCCAGAAGTCGGGGTTCTGACGAGGAAAGCCACGCGCTTTGTTgcagtgtttttttcatttttattttggtttgtttttttttttttttcccttaggaaatgtcagaagagaagcaaagactactacagaagaggaaaatgcttGCAGAAAAACTCAAAGAAGAAGTTATTAATAAGCGGTAATTTTAAGTAGCTCATTGCAGAACCCAAGTACATATAAGGATGTTTTTAGAATAAATTATGTAACTAATTGAatggatttgttttccagtatTACACTTAGTTTTATAGGACTTTCAGGCAAGCAACTTGGTACttacatataaatatttaaaattacactgaaatacactaaaaacacttattttccaGAATGCTGGAAACTCAGTGACTTTGACTGGAAAGTGCTCAACAGTGAGGCCATTTAACACCAACCGCAGCGCCCAGATTGTCTGAAGCACTGGCCTCAGCCACTTGCTGTTGTATAGAACAAAAGCAGAGATTGAGAGCTGTCAAAGTAACTCCGCTGTGAACAGTTGAGTCAGAAAtttaagcttttttatttttaaatttatagaaCTTTGGTTCCTCTTATTAGAATATTACAagcaaattactatttttcagcTGTGCAATGTAATAAAGTCTAATTTCACAAGGAAATGCAACTATGACggtattatttttcagaaagataatGCAGCTTGGAGTCCAGACATTTACATACTCATTTTGCATACTTTTGGGGCAATTTACCAGTCCTCAGCTCCACTATCTCTAGAAATGCAactttaagtaaaaaataattgctttagtTACAAAGTAAAAGCTCGGGATGTCAGGAGCAATTCTgtttcaaagcagaaatattaTAAGATCTCGTTTACTGTTTTGGCTGTGACAGAGTTAAAAGGAAGCGGGGAAGAGTTTGCTCAGTGTCCTTACACAGCTGCCTGCGACAGTAACCCGCGTTCAAAGAAAACAACCCAACCGATTCCAGTTTCATgtaactttttattaaaatagcattTATAACTGATACATGTTGGCAgatgttcttttcttttgcaaaaaaagtGGTAGCGGAAGGACCCCAGACAGGGGAACAGGCAGAACCCACCAGGTCAGACGGGGAAACGGGGCAACAACCCCAGACAAAAGCCAGTTAAAAAGAATACTGTGTGTCACCTTCTACAgggatattattttttatttttttttttaaacgggaCATCTAATGCCACTTTACACAGTCTTTTTCTAGTAACTATAAAAATCCATGACATTCttggttttgctgaaaaaaaaaaaaaaaaaaaccaacacaaaaaaaacccaaaaaacccaacaaaacaaccctcATGTTGGTCTgaacgtatttttttttttttttttttttttttttttaaagctcctgaCAGTACTTCAGGGAAGAGCTGGGGCGGTAGGGAACAGTCAGGACTAATACGCTTCGGTCGGAGACTCTCAGAGAACTTCTTTCAGGTGGCTGATAAAGAGAATCAGGACAACTCAGGTCCACAGACCAGGTGACACAATTTTTCAGCCTCAGGTTAGTAAAGGCATATACTGCGTGACTGTTGCTGGAGTAGCACGTGTAGTGCTGGAGGAAGCTAATCATCGTTACCAGTGGAGAGAAAAGACCCATCACACAGAAAACCAGATGAtggtcagcaggagagcaagcACAGGGCCATGACGCTGCATCTGTGCTTTACCAGCAAACGCTTCCTCGGATCCTGTGTTGGGAGCTGATGGGGCGTTCCATGGCACAGGTGGAAGATGAGGAGTCCCGTTCTTGGTCGTCTGGAGCCCGCAAGGGGCAATGCCATTGTCCCAAGGTCCACACGCAGGAACTGCCGTCCATCAGAGTGCTGTGTCCGACACGTCGGTAAGAACTCACGCCTTCCCTTTGGGATTTCATCTAGTGGTATAGAGTTACTTTCAAAACTGCATGGATAACTAAT comes from Numenius arquata chromosome 7, bNumArq3.hap1.1, whole genome shotgun sequence and encodes:
- the CFAP36 gene encoding cilia- and flagella-associated protein 36, with amino-acid sequence MAAEEEEGDVEWVVDTIAGFLRGPAWSIPILEFMEQKCEVFDDEEESKLSYTEIYQEYQALVEKLLEDYLKEVGINEEKFQEAFSSPLAKTHTSQAILQTVLAAEDFRLFKKMMVQKNIEMQLQAIRIIKERNGVLPDCLTEGSDVFSEIEEEEMKILREVLRKSKEEYEIEQERKRTEQARDKLTSPDVTSLPGDSKEAVKIKESTEEADDSEKTTKFPLEESQKPAKEDLKPVRPLQKGPQPSCTKGKEDIKKKSAGKCSENAAQKAGMKGPDLSELEEQQLKQREDYLKKKRDLLMATKKESRNNVLLPANTDQKEEESPPKEEMSEEKQRLLQKRKMLAEKLKEEVINKR